CGACTGCGGATCTAATCGAGACGGTTTACGGGTTGGGTTATCGCCTCAAGTCGCCATCCTCTAAAAAGAGCGGGGGGGAGACGATCCAGTCCCCAGTCCCCAATGCCCAATTCCGAAGCGAAGCGACTCTGACGGCATTAGCGGGAGTGTGGGAAAGGTTCAAGAAAAGCGTCATGAATCAGGTAGAAATCCTACAACAGTGTGCTACAGCAGCTGAGAATAAGACTTTAAGCGATCGACTGCTTAAGCAGGCAACAGTAGAAGCTCATAAACTGTCCGGTTTGTTGGGTACAATAGGTTTTACCGACGGCTCAGAGCTATCTCGCCAAATAGAACACTTGTTGCGTAATGGAGACCCTCAAGATGCCTCAAGCGCTGACAGGCTTCAAGAACTCGTAGTAGCATTACATCAAGTATTGCAGCAGCCATTGTCCCAACAAAAACTGACTGCTGTCGGCGTTGCCAATTACGATCGCGCGCTCGTGCGACGCGGTGCCAAAAACATCATGCCTTTGTCGGAGCCTCAGTTAAATGAGCGGCCTCTAATATTAATAGTTGACGGCGATTTACAACTAAGCGAACAGTTGCGCCAAGAGGCAGCCGGTTTGGGGATGGGCGTTGAAGTGGCTACCAACTTATCAGCAGCCAGACACCGAATTTCTCAACTTCATCCCGATGCAATACTGCTGGAACTGAGCTTTCCAACTACAGGTGAAAATGGTCTGACACTGTTGGAGGAATTAACTGCTTCTGCTCCTCAGCTGCCTATTATAGTCTTCACTGTGCTAGGTGATTTTAGCGATCGCCTGGAAGTCGCCCGCTTAGGGGCACGCGCTTTTCTGCACAAACCAATGCCCCCAGTGCAGGTACTAGCGACAGTAACCCAAGTGTTACAGCAGGAACAAGCCGGAGCAGCCAAGATCCTCGTTGTGGACGACGACCCCCAAATTCTGACCCTTTTAGGCATTTTGCTGGAGCCGTGGGGAATGAAACTAACCACCCTTAAAGACCCCCGCCAGTTTTGGGAAACACTGGAGAATGTGTTACCCGATTTGTTGGTTCTAGATGTAGAAATGCCGCACCTCAACGGTATAGAACTGTGTCAAGTCGTGCGTAACGACCCAGCTTGGGGCGGTCTGCCAATACTGTTTCTCACAGCTCACAACGATCCAAACACAGTCCAAAAGGTTTTTACTGCTGGTGCTGATGACTTTGTGACTAAACCGATCGTAGGCCCAGAATTGGTTACCCGCATAGTAATTCGTCTGGAGCGAGTCCGACTTCTGCGCCAGCTGGCGGAAACAGACCCGCTCACCCGATTGGCTAACCGAACTAAGTTAACTTCACACCTGGGCAAGTCCCTTCACCAGACCCAGCGCACGAATTTGCCTCTATGCTTCGCTATCTTAGATTTGGATAACTTCAAACAGATCAACGATCGCTACGGTCACGGAGTGGGAGACTCGGTATTGCGCTGGGTGGGAGGACTTCTGCTGCGATCGTTCCGTAGCAGTGAGGATATCGTAGCTCGCTGGGGAGGAGAAGAATTTGTAGTGGGAATGTACGGTATGAAGAAGGCTGCGGGGGTGGAACGGCTGACTGATGTTCTCGCCATCCTACGCCAGGAAACTTTCACCTCACCAAATGGCGCTGAGTTTGGCATCACGTTCAGTGCGGGAGTCGCCCAGTATCCTGATGATGGCAGCGACCTTCAGGCTTTATATCGCTCTGCCGATGCTGCCCTTTATCAAGCTAAAACATCTGGGCGCAACAAAGTGCTGAGTGCTTCTTGAGTGCAATGTACTATTTTGCCTCAAAAGGTTTGCTAAATCTTGGATTTCATGATTGAGTTTACTTAATTTGTACCAATGTAAGCTGTTGTAATCATTTCGGTTTTGAGTTACGATTTATTTCGCAATGTTTCGCCCTCCCACTATACATATTCTTCCGCCGCCGAATGGAGTAATATATATAACCACAGTCAGATATGTTAGGACAGTATAGAGCTATTCCCAGCAAGGCCGGGACTGTATTTGTACTCAACACTAAAGCCAAAGCACTCAGCACTTGGCTATATCAGTATGCCTATAAATCTGAAATTGAGGTTTTGGCGGTAAACGCAAAACAATCATTAACTCAGCTATACCGCTTTTGAGCGAAATTAAAGAAATTGTTGGAGAGGTCTATTGTGAATCAGGATATCACTGAGCAACAGCTGGTAGAAAAAGCCTTCTGGGAAAACCAGCGTTTCATTCAACAGATTGCCGAAGCGACACCAGCAATTTTGTATATTTATGACCTTCACGAACAACGAAATATTTATGCAAATAGACAGACGAACGAAATTCTGGGTTACTCTCCAGAAGAAATTCAAGAAATGGGCAGTGCGTTCAGCCAAAATTTAATCCATCCAGACGATTGGGTAAAATTTAGCGAAAAAGTTAAAAATTGGGACATAAGTAAAGACGGAGAAGTTATTGAAACTGAATATCGGATGAAACACAAAAACGGTGAATGGCGCTGGTTTTCGAGCCGAGATACCGTGTTTGCTTCATTCGCTGATGGTTTGCCAAAACAGATTCTGGGTACTGCGATCGACATCACCTCTAGCAAGCAGGCTATAGAGAAGTTGCGTCAATCGGAAGAGTTATATCGAATTACTCTCACCAACATTAGCGATGCCGTTTTTATTACCGATCGCACTGGCGGTTTTACGTTTATTTGTCCCAACGTAAACATCATTTTCGGCTACTCCTACGAAGAGGTAGAGAAATTTGGTTACATTTCTCATTTGCTAGGAGAAGATCTGTTCGATTACAAAGAGTTGGAAAGCTGCGGAGAAATCCATAACATCGAACGAGAAATTACCAACAAAACTGGTCAAAAACATACTTTGCTGATCAATGTAAAGCGGGTATCGATTAATAGTGGAACTGTGCTTTACGCTTGCCGCGATATTACCGATCGCAAACAAAGTGAAGTGGCACTGCACGCAAGCTCTCAACTACTGGAAGCAGTTTTTGAAAGTGCAATAGACGCTATACTGATCGCCGATGACAACGGTGAGTACCTGGCAGCAAACCCAGCTGCGAGCGAAATTTTCGGTTTGCCGTCAGAGGAAATAATTGGCAAATCTATTGGGGAATTTTTGGAGTCTGGTATCAATTTCCGTAAAGCTTGGCAAAGCTTTACGGAAAAAGGACGGAAAAGGGGAGAATTTCGCATCCGGCGTCGGGATGACACAATGCGAGATATCGAGTATAGCGCGATCGCTAACTTCTTGCCCCATCGCCATCTTTCCGTTATTCGCGATATCACCTCTAGCAAGCAGACAGAGGCCCAATTGAGCCAATACCGCGATCGCCTAGAGGAATTGGTGGAGTTACGCACCAGCGAACTCAGAAGCGCCAACGAACAGCTCAGACAAGAAATTAGCGATCGCAAACGGACAGAAGAAGCGCTGCGAGATAGCGAAGAAAGGTTTCGCGCTATCTTCGAGCAAGCGGCGGTGGGCATAGTTACAACTACTGCGAACGGGCAATATATTAGCTTCAATCAAAAGTTTTGCGAAATTGTTGGATATACACATGAAGAACTACAGACACGAACTTTTTGGGAAATTACTCACCCAGATGACATGGCTGAAAATATGGCATATCGGCAACAGTTAGTAGCAGGGAAAATCCCCAATTTCTCGATAGAAAAGCGTTATATTCGCAAAGATGGGGACGTTGTTTGGGTCTGTCTAACAGTGTCGCTGGTGCTATCTTATGCCGGGAAAATGAAGTATTTTATTGCTGTTGTACAAGATATCAGCGAACGTCAAGCTGCGCTACGCGATCGCAAACAAGCAGAAGAAGAATTAAAACAACAGAAAGAACTCCTGCAAAAAATCTTCGACCATATCCCGGTAATGGTGGACTTATTTGATATTGACGGTAAAATCAAAATGGTTAATCGGGAGTGGGAAAAGGTTCTGGGCTGGTCTCTTTTAGAGTTACAAAACTTTGACGTAATGTCCGAATTCTATCCAGATCCTGAATATCGCCAAGAAGTCTTAAACTTCATCGCCTCAGCTGACCATCAATGGGGAGACTTCAAAACTAGAATTAGATCTGGACGAATTCTGGACACTTCTTGGGCTAACGTTCTGCTTTCTGATGGCACCAATATCGGTATTGGGCAAGACATCAGCGATCGCAAACGGGCAGAGGCAGCCTTGCGAGAAAGCGAGGAGCGTTTCCGCAAAATTTTTGCCCAAGCACCTATTGGGATAGCTCTCAGTACCGCTGATGGGCAATTGTTTCAAGTAAATCAAACCTTTTGTCAGATGTTGGGATATACCGAATCCGAAATGAAAGCTCTTAATCTTAGGGATATTTCCTATCCAGCAGATCGAGAAAAAGAACTGCCCTATATTGAAGAATGTCGGAAAGGAAAAATTACCAGCTATCAATTAGAAAAATGTTATATCAAAAAAAGTGGCGACCTTGTGTTGACTAATCTGATCGGTGGGTTAATTCGCGATCGAGATAAAAATATTGTATATGCTTTAAGCATGATTGAAGACATTACAGAGCGCAAACAAATAGAACGGATGAAAGACGAGTTTATTTCCATAGTTAGCCACGAACTCCGCACTCCACTGACTTCGCTGCTCGGCGCTTTGGGATTGCTTTCAACTGGGCGTCTGGGTGCTATGAACGAGCAAGGTCAGCGTTTGCTGGAATTTGCTATGGAGGATACAGACCGCTTGGTGCTATTGGTTAATGATATTCTGGATATGGAGCGTCTGAAGTTGGGAAAAATGACTTTGAACGAACAAATTTGCGATGCTGCGGACTTGATGGGGCGAGTAATAAATCTCATGCAGCCTCTAGCTCAAAAAGCCGAAGTAACTTTATCAGTTATTGCTGATTCGGTTAAGGTGTGGGCGGATAGCGATCGCATCATCCAAGTTTTAACTAACTTACTCAGTAATGCCATCAAATTTTCCCCTCCTGCTAGTACAGTTTTCTTAAGCGCCCACCTGCGAGAAAATCGCATACTATTTGAGGTTAAAGACACTGGAAGGGGTATACCGACAGAACATCTGCAAAAAATTTTTGAACCCTTTCAACAAGTGGATGCCTCCGACTCCCGGCAAAAGGGAGGCACTGGTTTAGGTTTAACTATCTGCCGCAGCATCGTAGAGCAACATGGGGGACGCATTTGGGTAGAAAGTACCTTGGAAGGAGGCAGCACCTTCTGTTTCGATCTACCGATGCAGCCATAAGCGGCTCTTTCGTATTTACTATGTTATTTGAGCGCTTGTGCAGAGGAGCGCTTGTGCAGAGGAGCAGAGTCATAAAAATGTTATTTTTTTAAACAAAAGCAGAACAACTCCGAAAGAATCAAAAATTCGTGTGATTATTCTTATCTGCGTTTATCTGTCTTCATCTGCGGTAAAATCTTAACCAACGATGACAACAGACAATTTGACGATATCACTCATGTACTAACGATGCAACCGGACACGATATTACCTCAAAATCAAAAGAAACGATGAACATTAAGCGCGTTCTGATAGTTGATGATGAATATCGCATTCGGGAGGTGACAAAGATCGCTTTGGAGATGATGGCCGGATGGGATGTTTTGACGGCTAGTTCTGGCAAAGAAGGCTTGTTACAGGCCCAGGTACAGCAACCAGATGCTATTCTTTTAGACATGATGATGCCCGATATGGACGGAACCGCTACTTTGGTTGAACTGCAAGCCAATAGCGCCACCCGTTATATTCCTGTGGTTTTGCTGAGTGCTAAGGTGCAAATTAACGATCGATCGCAGTTTGCACCGTTGGGGGTAAAGGCAATCATTCCTAAGCCTTTCGATCCCCTGAAATTAGCCATCCAAATAGCAGAGGCTTTAGGCTGGGAACCTTAATATTGAGTTTTGCCAAGAAAGTGCGATCGCCTGTGGTAAGCTGAGCGATCGCACTTCATCTCATATCGCGTCCGGTTGCATCGGTAGTGCATGAGTGATATCGTCAAATTGTCTGTTGTCATCGTTGGTTAAATTTTTA
This DNA window, taken from Argonema galeatum A003/A1, encodes the following:
- a CDS encoding PAS domain S-box protein, which produces MNQDITEQQLVEKAFWENQRFIQQIAEATPAILYIYDLHEQRNIYANRQTNEILGYSPEEIQEMGSAFSQNLIHPDDWVKFSEKVKNWDISKDGEVIETEYRMKHKNGEWRWFSSRDTVFASFADGLPKQILGTAIDITSSKQAIEKLRQSEELYRITLTNISDAVFITDRTGGFTFICPNVNIIFGYSYEEVEKFGYISHLLGEDLFDYKELESCGEIHNIEREITNKTGQKHTLLINVKRVSINSGTVLYACRDITDRKQSEVALHASSQLLEAVFESAIDAILIADDNGEYLAANPAASEIFGLPSEEIIGKSIGEFLESGINFRKAWQSFTEKGRKRGEFRIRRRDDTMRDIEYSAIANFLPHRHLSVIRDITSSKQTEAQLSQYRDRLEELVELRTSELRSANEQLRQEISDRKRTEEALRDSEERFRAIFEQAAVGIVTTTANGQYISFNQKFCEIVGYTHEELQTRTFWEITHPDDMAENMAYRQQLVAGKIPNFSIEKRYIRKDGDVVWVCLTVSLVLSYAGKMKYFIAVVQDISERQAALRDRKQAEEELKQQKELLQKIFDHIPVMVDLFDIDGKIKMVNREWEKVLGWSLLELQNFDVMSEFYPDPEYRQEVLNFIASADHQWGDFKTRIRSGRILDTSWANVLLSDGTNIGIGQDISDRKRAEAALRESEERFRKIFAQAPIGIALSTADGQLFQVNQTFCQMLGYTESEMKALNLRDISYPADREKELPYIEECRKGKITSYQLEKCYIKKSGDLVLTNLIGGLIRDRDKNIVYALSMIEDITERKQIERMKDEFISIVSHELRTPLTSLLGALGLLSTGRLGAMNEQGQRLLEFAMEDTDRLVLLVNDILDMERLKLGKMTLNEQICDAADLMGRVINLMQPLAQKAEVTLSVIADSVKVWADSDRIIQVLTNLLSNAIKFSPPASTVFLSAHLRENRILFEVKDTGRGIPTEHLQKIFEPFQQVDASDSRQKGGTGLGLTICRSIVEQHGGRIWVESTLEGGSTFCFDLPMQP
- a CDS encoding response regulator encodes the protein MNIKRVLIVDDEYRIREVTKIALEMMAGWDVLTASSGKEGLLQAQVQQPDAILLDMMMPDMDGTATLVELQANSATRYIPVVLLSAKVQINDRSQFAPLGVKAIIPKPFDPLKLAIQIAEALGWEP
- a CDS encoding response regulator; the protein is MRILLVDDDEAIAVALATALESQHYVVDVANDGEKALEFVDAFPYDLLLLDVMLPKLDGITLCQKLRGCGLKVPILLLTARDGSTDKVKGLDAGADDYLIKPFDREELLARIRTLLRRGSSPLLPVLEWNDLCLAPSTCEVTYKNQPLNLTPTEYRLLELFLRNNRRVFSSGDLIEHLWSFDNPPSAETVRSHIKGLRMKLRASGSTADLIETVYGLGYRLKSPSSKKSGGETIQSPVPNAQFRSEATLTALAGVWERFKKSVMNQVEILQQCATAAENKTLSDRLLKQATVEAHKLSGLLGTIGFTDGSELSRQIEHLLRNGDPQDASSADRLQELVVALHQVLQQPLSQQKLTAVGVANYDRALVRRGAKNIMPLSEPQLNERPLILIVDGDLQLSEQLRQEAAGLGMGVEVATNLSAARHRISQLHPDAILLELSFPTTGENGLTLLEELTASAPQLPIIVFTVLGDFSDRLEVARLGARAFLHKPMPPVQVLATVTQVLQQEQAGAAKILVVDDDPQILTLLGILLEPWGMKLTTLKDPRQFWETLENVLPDLLVLDVEMPHLNGIELCQVVRNDPAWGGLPILFLTAHNDPNTVQKVFTAGADDFVTKPIVGPELVTRIVIRLERVRLLRQLAETDPLTRLANRTKLTSHLGKSLHQTQRTNLPLCFAILDLDNFKQINDRYGHGVGDSVLRWVGGLLLRSFRSSEDIVARWGGEEFVVGMYGMKKAAGVERLTDVLAILRQETFTSPNGAEFGITFSAGVAQYPDDGSDLQALYRSADAALYQAKTSGRNKVLSAS